Proteins encoded in a region of the Armatimonadota bacterium genome:
- the ugpB gene encoding sn-glycerol-3-phosphate ABC transporter substrate-binding protein UgpB has translation MPRPTVLTLLALLAASALLAAGPAPGQAQARIDIDFWHAMRGPLGETLERMVAGFNASQTRYQVKATFKGSYPETMVAAIAAFRAGNAPHVVQMFEVGTATMMAAGAAIKPVWQLMKETGTPFDPATYLPAVRGYYSSADGKMVAFPFNSSTPILWYNKDAFRKAGLDPEKPPATWPELRAAAQRIRAANAAPCGFSTAWPTWTQFENFGAMHDIPFATRANGFEGFDAELLINAPLYVRHLQFLMEMQQEGTFKYGGRDAAGDSLFPSGECALLTGSSALYGRVAREAKFAWGVGYFPHYPDVKGAPKNSVIGGAAFWVMTAPRRTVEEYRGVAEFFRYLGSAEVAGKWHMETGYVPISFTGAQYARATGYYQREPWAELPIRQLTRTLPTKNSKGFRLGNMPEIRVIVYEEIERAFQGQQTAKQALDNAVRRGNVVLRRFQQTVGQ, from the coding sequence ATGCCACGACCGACGGTCCTCACGCTTCTGGCGCTCCTGGCCGCTTCCGCGCTGCTGGCCGCCGGGCCCGCGCCGGGCCAGGCCCAGGCCCGTATCGACATCGACTTCTGGCATGCGATGCGCGGGCCGCTGGGCGAGACGCTGGAGAGGATGGTGGCGGGGTTCAACGCCTCGCAGACGCGCTATCAGGTGAAGGCCACCTTCAAGGGGTCCTATCCGGAAACGATGGTGGCGGCCATCGCCGCGTTCCGCGCCGGCAACGCCCCCCATGTCGTCCAGATGTTCGAGGTGGGCACGGCCACGATGATGGCGGCCGGCGCGGCGATCAAGCCGGTCTGGCAGCTGATGAAGGAGACCGGGACCCCCTTCGATCCCGCCACCTACCTGCCCGCGGTGCGCGGGTACTACAGCAGCGCGGACGGCAAGATGGTGGCCTTTCCGTTCAACAGCAGCACCCCGATTCTCTGGTACAACAAGGACGCCTTCCGCAAGGCCGGGCTGGACCCGGAGAAACCCCCGGCCACCTGGCCGGAGCTGCGCGCCGCCGCCCAGCGCATCCGGGCGGCCAACGCCGCGCCCTGCGGGTTTTCCACCGCCTGGCCGACCTGGACGCAGTTCGAGAACTTCGGCGCGATGCACGACATCCCGTTCGCCACGAGGGCCAACGGGTTCGAGGGATTCGACGCCGAGCTGCTGATCAACGCGCCGCTGTACGTCCGCCATCTGCAGTTCCTGATGGAGATGCAGCAGGAGGGCACCTTTAAGTACGGGGGACGCGACGCCGCCGGCGACTCGCTGTTCCCCTCGGGTGAGTGCGCCCTGCTCACCGGTTCCTCGGCCCTGTACGGCCGCGTGGCGCGCGAGGCGAAGTTTGCCTGGGGTGTCGGCTACTTCCCCCACTATCCGGACGTCAAGGGCGCGCCGAAGAACTCGGTCATCGGCGGGGCGGCCTTCTGGGTGATGACCGCGCCGCGGCGCACGGTGGAGGAGTACCGCGGGGTGGCCGAGTTCTTCCGCTATCTCGGCTCCGCCGAGGTGGCCGGGAAGTGGCACATGGAGACCGGCTACGTGCCCATCTCCTTCACCGGCGCGCAGTACGCCCGGGCCACGGGCTATTACCAGCGCGAGCCCTGGGCCGAGCTGCCGATCCGGCAGCTCACCCGGACGCTTCCGACCAAGAACTCCAAGGGCTTCCGCCTGGGCAACATGCCGGAGATCCGCGTGATCGTCTACGAGGAGATCGAGCGGGCCTTCCAGGGCCAGCAGACCGCCAAGCAGGCGCTGGACAATGCCGTCCGGCGC
- the glpK gene encoding glycerol kinase GlpK, whose amino-acid sequence MQTFVAAVDQGTTGTRCMIFTRDGRVHASAYREHRQLSPRPGWVEHNPMEIWETTQAVIREAMAQGEVGAEQLAAIGITNQRETTVVWERATGRPVHNAIVWQDTRTRELCQRIIDDGFDDHIRRVTGLRSATYFSGPKLAWLLDHVPGLRARAERGEVLFGTIDTWLIWRLTGGPSGGAHVTDYTNASRTMLMDLSRLEWDAEILAYLRIPVHCLPQIRPSSDRAFYGTTRADGPLGGVVPVCGDLGDQQAALAGQVCFEVGDAKNTYGTGNFMLLNTGGTPVPSSRGLLTTGAYGVEEGRCTYALEGSIAVTGAAVQWLRDNLGLISAAAETEAVAQSVPDSGGVYFVPAFSGLFAPYWDMDARGVIVGLTRFADRRHLVRATLEAICYQTREVLDAMRADAGIPLTVLKVDGGAVRNNFLMQLQADILGVPVIRPTVSETTALGAAYMAGLAVGVWRDLADLRRNWQVDRIFEPVWSEDRREAGYRLWRRAVERARGWLSPS is encoded by the coding sequence GTGCAGACCTTCGTCGCGGCCGTGGACCAGGGAACCACCGGGACCCGCTGCATGATCTTCACCCGCGACGGACGGGTGCACGCCTCCGCCTACCGCGAGCACCGCCAGCTCTCCCCGCGGCCCGGCTGGGTCGAGCACAACCCGATGGAGATCTGGGAGACGACCCAGGCCGTGATTCGCGAGGCGATGGCCCAGGGGGAGGTGGGCGCGGAACAGCTGGCCGCGATCGGGATCACCAACCAGCGCGAGACCACGGTGGTGTGGGAGCGCGCCACCGGCCGGCCCGTTCACAACGCCATCGTCTGGCAGGACACGCGCACGCGGGAGCTCTGCCAGCGCATCATCGACGACGGCTTCGACGACCACATCCGCCGGGTCACGGGGTTGCGCAGCGCGACCTACTTCTCCGGCCCCAAGCTGGCCTGGCTGCTGGACCACGTGCCGGGGTTGCGGGCGCGGGCCGAGCGCGGAGAGGTCCTCTTCGGCACCATCGACACCTGGCTCATCTGGCGGCTCACCGGCGGGCCCTCGGGCGGAGCGCATGTCACCGACTACACCAACGCCTCCCGCACGATGCTGATGGATCTGAGCCGTCTGGAATGGGACGCCGAGATCCTGGCCTACCTGCGCATTCCTGTCCACTGTCTGCCTCAGATTCGTCCCTCGAGTGATCGGGCTTTCTACGGCACAACCCGAGCCGATGGACCGCTCGGAGGTGTGGTCCCGGTCTGCGGCGATCTCGGCGACCAGCAGGCCGCGCTCGCCGGCCAGGTCTGCTTCGAGGTGGGCGACGCCAAGAACACCTACGGGACGGGGAACTTCATGCTGCTCAACACGGGCGGGACGCCCGTCCCCTCCTCCCGCGGGCTCCTCACCACCGGCGCCTACGGCGTGGAGGAGGGCCGCTGCACCTACGCCCTGGAGGGGTCCATCGCCGTCACCGGGGCCGCGGTGCAATGGCTGCGCGACAACCTGGGGCTGATCTCCGCCGCCGCGGAGACGGAAGCCGTGGCCCAGTCCGTGCCGGACAGCGGGGGCGTCTACTTCGTCCCGGCGTTCTCCGGGCTGTTCGCGCCCTACTGGGACATGGACGCGCGCGGGGTCATCGTCGGGCTGACGCGCTTTGCGGACCGCCGCCACCTGGTGCGGGCCACGCTGGAGGCGATCTGCTACCAGACCCGCGAGGTCCTGGACGCGATGCGCGCCGACGCCGGGATCCCGCTGACCGTGCTCAAAGTGGACGGCGGCGCCGTGCGCAACAACTTTCTCATGCAGCTCCAGGCGGACATCCTGGGCGTGCCGGTGATTCGTCCCACGGTCAGTGAGACGACGGCCCTCGGCGCCGCCTACATGGCCGGCCTGGCCGTCGGGGTCTGGCGCGACCTCGCCGATCTGCGCAGGAACTGGCAGGTGGACCGCATCTTCGAGCCGGTCTGGAGCGAGGACCGTCGGGAGGCCGGCTACCGCCTCTGGCGTCGGGCCGTGGAGCGCGCGCGGGGATGGCTGAGCCCGTCGTAA